In Methylotenera sp. L2L1, the following proteins share a genomic window:
- a CDS encoding YchJ family protein: protein MTLCPCDSENPYHLCCEVYHLGTPAPNAEALMRSRYSAYALASSKPDLKDYLLHTWHPDSRPQNLNLEGEEAIKWLGLQVKRHKNIDADNAVVAFVARYKYAKNLSGKAERLQETSRFKRIDNCWFYIDGDYQ, encoded by the coding sequence ATGACACTGTGCCCATGCGATAGCGAAAATCCATACCATCTATGCTGTGAGGTTTACCACCTTGGCACCCCTGCCCCCAATGCGGAAGCGCTTATGCGTTCACGTTACAGCGCCTATGCGCTTGCAAGCAGCAAGCCTGATTTAAAAGATTATCTACTGCACACTTGGCACCCAGACTCACGGCCGCAAAACCTGAATTTAGAAGGTGAAGAGGCAATCAAATGGCTAGGTTTGCAAGTGAAGCGCCATAAAAACATAGATGCAGACAATGCAGTTGTCGCCTTTGTTGCACGTTACAAATATGCCAAAAATCTAAGCGGAAAAGCTGAAAGACTACAGGAAACCAGCCGTTTTAAACGGATTGATAACTGCTGGTTTTACATAGACGGTGATTATCAGTAA
- a CDS encoding CBS domain-containing protein: MSISSICNHEVVTVKADATVFEAAQLMRSHHVGDVVVIKENQDQTIPLGIVTDRDLVIEVVATELDCKVITVSDIMVRHLSVVKESAGVFETIKMMTSKGVRRLPVVDEHGSLTGIVTLDDLLILLSNEIGSLTKLVTRELKNEASSRR; encoded by the coding sequence ATGTCAATTAGCTCAATTTGTAATCACGAAGTGGTGACGGTTAAAGCCGACGCCACTGTTTTTGAAGCTGCTCAACTAATGCGAAGCCATCATGTTGGCGATGTCGTAGTCATCAAAGAAAATCAAGACCAAACCATACCATTAGGCATCGTCACAGACCGTGATTTAGTCATAGAAGTTGTAGCAACTGAGTTGGATTGCAAAGTGATTACGGTGAGTGACATCATGGTCAGGCATTTATCGGTAGTCAAAGAAAGTGCTGGGGTATTTGAAACGATTAAAATGATGACTTCAAAAGGCGTCAGAAGGCTGCCAGTTGTTGACGAGCATGGCTCGCTAACTGGGATTGTAACGTTGGATGACTTATTAATACTGCTCTCCAACGAGATTGGGTCATTAACAAAACTGGTGACACGCGAACTTAAAAATGAGGCGTCATCAAGACGTTAA
- a CDS encoding ATP-binding cassette domain-containing protein, translating into MIQFKQLTLTRGLKILIQGASMQLHPGHKVGLTGANGAGKSSLFAMLRGEVHPEQGDLEMPVSWVVAHVAQETPALAMPAIEFVLDGDAELREIEAGLVAAEANHQGELIAELHQRLTDIDGYSAKARASELLNGLGFSQTALQQPVSTFSGGWRVRLNLARALMCRSDLLLLDEPTNHLDLDAVIWLESWLQSYRGTLLLISHDRDFLDAIVNHIVHIEQQTLTLYRGGYSDFERQRAEKLALQQAMFEKQQRKVAHLQSYIDRFRVQATKARQAQSRIKALERMEMISAAHVDSQFGFEFRVPIAAPDPLLVLDDMSVGYYDKPLISNIELAIRPGERIGLLGKNGAGKTTLIKLLAHELAPLGGKRVEGKDLNIGYFAQHQLEQLRPDDSPLQHMMKLDPLTREQEHLNYLGGFDFKGDMARSPCANFSGGEKSRLALALLIWTRPNLLLLDEPTNHLDLEMRHALTLALQDFEGGVILVSHDRALLRATCDEFVLVADGKASQFDGDLEDYSQWLNEQRIKEKQLNQIVATDKSNKNDRAANKAERQARIVERRPLLKELEQIERNMAQWQTDKKLCDEQLNDADLYTSADKSVLQQLLKTQATLTNQIETAEERWLTLHEMLEAMPVLD; encoded by the coding sequence TTGATTCAATTTAAACAACTTACTTTAACGCGCGGCCTTAAAATTTTAATTCAAGGCGCATCCATGCAGCTTCACCCCGGCCATAAAGTTGGCTTAACGGGTGCTAATGGTGCCGGTAAATCTTCTCTTTTTGCTATGCTGCGAGGTGAGGTGCATCCTGAGCAGGGTGATTTAGAAATGCCGGTAAGCTGGGTAGTAGCACACGTTGCACAAGAAACCCCCGCTTTAGCCATGCCTGCTATCGAGTTTGTGCTGGATGGCGATGCAGAGTTACGTGAAATTGAAGCAGGATTAGTGGCTGCAGAGGCGAACCATCAAGGTGAACTCATTGCAGAATTGCATCAGCGTTTAACCGATATTGATGGCTACAGTGCAAAAGCGCGCGCTTCTGAGTTACTGAATGGCCTAGGGTTTAGTCAAACAGCGCTACAGCAGCCCGTATCAACTTTTTCTGGTGGGTGGCGCGTTCGCTTGAACTTAGCGCGTGCTTTGATGTGCCGTTCCGATTTGTTACTGCTAGATGAACCAACCAATCACTTGGATTTGGATGCTGTGATTTGGCTGGAAAGCTGGTTGCAGAGCTACCGCGGCACCTTGTTATTGATTTCGCATGATAGAGACTTTTTAGATGCTATCGTCAACCACATTGTACATATTGAGCAACAGACATTAACGCTTTACCGTGGCGGCTATTCTGATTTTGAACGCCAACGTGCAGAGAAGCTTGCCTTGCAACAAGCCATGTTTGAAAAGCAGCAGCGTAAAGTTGCCCACTTGCAAAGCTACATTGACCGTTTTCGCGTACAGGCTACTAAGGCGCGTCAAGCGCAAAGCCGTATTAAAGCACTTGAGCGTATGGAGATGATTTCTGCTGCGCATGTGGACTCACAATTTGGTTTTGAGTTTAGAGTGCCAATTGCTGCGCCTGACCCTTTGCTGGTCTTGGATGACATGAGTGTGGGCTATTACGATAAGCCTTTGATTAGCAATATTGAATTAGCCATCAGGCCCGGTGAGCGTATTGGCCTACTTGGTAAAAACGGCGCAGGTAAAACCACGCTGATTAAACTATTGGCGCATGAGTTGGCGCCATTAGGTGGTAAGCGCGTAGAGGGTAAAGACCTGAATATTGGGTACTTTGCACAGCATCAACTGGAGCAGTTGCGCCCAGATGATTCGCCGCTCCAACATATGATGAAGTTAGACCCGCTTACACGTGAGCAGGAACACCTTAATTATTTAGGTGGTTTTGACTTTAAAGGCGATATGGCAAGGTCACCTTGTGCTAATTTTTCTGGCGGTGAGAAATCCCGTCTGGCATTGGCATTGCTGATTTGGACGCGCCCCAATTTACTATTGCTCGATGAGCCAACCAACCATTTAGATTTAGAAATGCGCCATGCCCTCACGCTTGCCTTACAAGACTTTGAAGGTGGTGTTATCTTGGTGTCGCATGATCGAGCCTTGCTGCGAGCAACCTGTGATGAATTTGTGTTGGTGGCAGATGGCAAAGCGAGCCAGTTTGATGGTGATTTAGAAGATTACAGCCAATGGCTGAATGAACAGCGTATCAAAGAAAAGCAACTGAATCAGATCGTTGCAACAGATAAATCAAATAAAAATGATCGTGCAGCCAATAAAGCGGAACGTCAGGCTAGAATTGTAGAACGCCGCCCCTTGTTAAAAGAGCTTGAGCAAATTGAGCGCAATATGGCACAGTGGCAAACGGATAAAAAACTGTGTGATGAGCAACTCAATGATGCAGACCTTTATACCAGTGCTGATAAATCAGTATTGCAACAGCTTTTAAAAACACAAGCGACGCTAACGAATCAAATAGAAACCGCTGAAGAGCGCTGGTTAACCTTGCATGAGATGTTAGAAGCAATGCCTGTGCTGGATTAA
- a CDS encoding pyridoxamine 5'-phosphate oxidase family protein, whose protein sequence is MSRLYGEQHRQLQDEFATRKMADRVEELACKTEFDEESKGFIEHMDMFFLSTVDHQGRPTVSYKGGDAGFVKVIDSKTLAFPSYDGNGMFFSMGNINVQPQVGLLFISFEAPHRIRVQGTASISHNDPLMSEYKEADFIVRVTLSELWQNCPRYIHQRTKVRDSRYVPREHCETPLAEWKRIDLVQDVLPEADITKVKELGTIQIEEWIDKIKTADPTA, encoded by the coding sequence ATGAGTAGGTTATATGGCGAGCAACACCGTCAATTGCAAGATGAGTTTGCCACACGAAAAATGGCAGACCGCGTTGAAGAACTAGCTTGTAAAACTGAATTTGATGAAGAATCTAAAGGCTTTATCGAGCATATGGATATGTTCTTCTTATCCACAGTAGACCATCAAGGCCGCCCTACCGTTTCTTATAAAGGCGGTGATGCTGGCTTTGTCAAAGTGATTGATAGCAAAACATTGGCATTTCCAAGCTACGACGGCAATGGCATGTTCTTCTCGATGGGAAATATCAATGTGCAACCGCAAGTCGGTTTGCTGTTTATCTCATTTGAAGCACCTCATCGCATTCGTGTACAAGGCACCGCAAGCATCTCACACAATGACCCTTTGATGAGCGAATATAAAGAAGCTGACTTTATTGTTAGGGTTACCCTATCTGAGTTATGGCAAAACTGCCCACGTTATATTCACCAACGCACGAAAGTGCGCGATTCACGTTACGTACCACGTGAACATTGTGAAACCCCACTTGCCGAATGGAAGCGTATTGATTTGGTGCAGGATGTGCTGCCGGAAGCGGATATTACTAAGGTAAAAGAACTAGGTACCATTCAAATTGAAGAATGGATTGATAAAATTAAAACTGCTGATCCAACGGCCTAA
- a CDS encoding universal stress protein yields the protein MYKQILCPIDGSSTSNCGMVEAINLAKTLDAKLRFLHVVDTYFPILDANGELNVLYLADIQRNQGQKILEAAEEKARQSGVLAECTIVESIGERVSKLIIKQVEEWPADLVVMGTHGLRGFARFMMGSDADMVVKQSHVPVLLVKALS from the coding sequence ATGTACAAACAAATTCTCTGCCCGATAGATGGTAGTAGCACTTCTAACTGTGGCATGGTAGAAGCGATTAACCTTGCTAAAACACTAGACGCAAAACTTAGATTCTTGCATGTGGTGGACACCTATTTCCCAATTTTAGATGCAAATGGCGAGCTTAATGTTTTATATCTGGCAGATATTCAACGTAACCAAGGTCAAAAAATACTAGAGGCTGCTGAAGAAAAAGCACGTCAGTCTGGCGTATTAGCCGAGTGCACAATCGTAGAAAGTATTGGTGAGCGCGTCTCTAAACTGATTATTAAGCAAGTAGAAGAATGGCCGGCAGATTTGGTCGTCATGGGGACACACGGCCTACGTGGGTTTGCACGATTCATGATGGGCAGTGATGCGGATATGGTGGTAAAACAAAGTCACGTGCCAGTGCTTTTAGTCAAGGCACTCAGTTAA
- a CDS encoding nitroreductase family protein — translation MALLEVEMSLYEAILARRSVRSYTTQKLEKGAVSSLLEAAIRAPTAMHGEPWAFVIIQDQQLLKKISDQVKPMLLTMMHHNQHQQALKLFELPINQDFNIFYDAGTLILICGNTKINFSEADCWLATENLILAACAMGLGSCIIGCALPVLNLAEVKTKLGIPHEFTVVAPIVVGYPNDMPAPTSRKHPRILSSIPTGRVN, via the coding sequence ATGGCATTACTTGAAGTGGAAATGAGCCTTTACGAAGCCATATTAGCTAGGCGCTCCGTACGGAGCTACACAACACAAAAGCTAGAAAAAGGGGCTGTTTCTAGCCTTCTTGAAGCTGCAATACGTGCCCCTACCGCAATGCACGGTGAACCTTGGGCATTTGTCATCATACAAGACCAGCAGTTGCTAAAAAAAATCTCAGACCAAGTCAAGCCTATGCTACTCACGATGATGCATCACAACCAGCATCAGCAAGCACTCAAACTATTTGAATTACCTATCAATCAAGACTTTAATATTTTTTATGATGCGGGAACGCTCATCCTCATCTGTGGCAATACAAAGATAAATTTTTCTGAGGCTGATTGTTGGCTAGCCACTGAAAATTTGATTTTAGCCGCCTGTGCGATGGGTCTTGGGTCATGCATTATTGGCTGCGCGCTTCCTGTTTTGAATTTAGCCGAGGTAAAAACTAAGCTAGGCATCCCTCATGAATTTACGGTAGTGGCACCGATTGTTGTTGGCTACCCTAATGACATGCCTGCTCCTACCTCACGTAAGCATCCTCGCATTCTGTCGAGCATACCAACAGGAAGGGTTAATTAA
- the fhcD gene encoding formylmethanofuran--tetrahydromethanopterin N-formyltransferase, translating to MLLNNIQIDDTFAEAFNMRGARVIITAQNLKWAYHAANAMTGFATSVIGCGVEAGIERELTIEETPDGRPGVSILMFAMGSKVLMQQLETRMGQCILTCPTAAAFSGIDGEDKISLGKHLRYFGDGFQTSKLIDGKRYWRIPVMDGEFITEETTSMVRAIGGGNFLILATSQPAALAAAEVAIEAMKKVPNVIMPFPGGVVRSGSKVGSKYKTMFASTNDAFCPTLKGATNTELSPEIESVMEIVIDGLTFEDIALSMKVGIEAICNLGADSGVKRISAGNYGGKLGPHLFKLHDILNGSNS from the coding sequence ATGTTGCTAAATAATATACAAATTGACGATACTTTCGCCGAAGCATTTAATATGCGCGGCGCACGCGTGATCATTACTGCGCAAAACCTCAAGTGGGCATACCATGCTGCTAACGCCATGACTGGCTTTGCAACTTCAGTGATTGGTTGTGGTGTCGAGGCTGGCATTGAGCGTGAACTAACCATCGAAGAAACTCCTGATGGCAGACCTGGTGTGAGCATCTTAATGTTCGCCATGGGTAGCAAAGTGCTCATGCAGCAACTAGAAACCCGCATGGGGCAATGTATCCTTACCTGCCCAACTGCTGCTGCTTTTTCAGGTATCGATGGCGAAGATAAAATCAGCCTAGGTAAGCACCTTCGTTATTTTGGCGATGGCTTTCAAACCTCTAAACTGATTGATGGCAAACGCTACTGGCGCATTCCAGTGATGGATGGTGAGTTTATTACAGAAGAAACCACTAGTATGGTGCGCGCTATCGGCGGTGGTAACTTTTTAATCCTAGCAACATCGCAACCAGCTGCCTTAGCCGCAGCTGAAGTAGCAATTGAAGCGATGAAAAAAGTGCCTAACGTCATTATGCCGTTCCCTGGTGGCGTAGTCCGTTCTGGCTCTAAAGTCGGTAGTAAATATAAAACCATGTTTGCCTCAACCAACGATGCATTCTGCCCTACGCTAAAAGGTGCTACCAATACCGAACTTTCACCAGAAATTGAAAGCGTAATGGAAATCGTGATTGATGGTTTAACTTTTGAAGACATCGCACTCTCAATGAAAGTGGGTATCGAAGCCATTTGCAATCTAGGCGCTGATAGTGGCGTGAAGCGCATTTCAGCAGGTAACTATGGCGGCAAGCTTGGCCCTCACCTTTTCAAACTACATGATATTTTAAACGGCAGCAACTCATGA
- a CDS encoding formylmethanofuran dehydrogenase subunit C produces MNALTFTLKNALKFSVNCSALTPNSLDNKSITDVANIKVTYGNNTVPVSDLFDITGSDATHIVFKNASNKLDYIGAHMSSGNITIEGNAGSYLGFTMKSGEIHCTGSAESYAACNMVNGLLKIDANVGDFVGAGSEGLRKGMRGGTVIIKGNAGDRVGDQMRRGLILIEGNAGDYCGSRMIAGTIGVLGNVGAYTAFNMHRGTLLLKNAPSLHSTVQDCGTHTLPYLSLLFKSFKKYNTQFSQLNSQRVQRFVGDAAYKGNGEVLVLNAQ; encoded by the coding sequence ATGAACGCGCTTACCTTTACATTAAAAAATGCACTCAAATTTTCAGTAAATTGCAGTGCTTTAACGCCAAATAGCTTGGATAACAAATCAATCACTGATGTCGCTAATATTAAAGTGACTTATGGTAACAACACCGTACCTGTAAGCGATTTATTTGACATTACAGGTAGTGACGCTACACATATCGTCTTTAAAAATGCGTCAAACAAGCTAGACTATATTGGCGCCCATATGTCGTCTGGCAACATTACAATTGAAGGCAATGCAGGCTCCTATTTAGGCTTCACTATGAAAAGTGGTGAAATTCACTGCACTGGCAGTGCAGAAAGCTATGCCGCATGCAACATGGTAAATGGCCTATTAAAAATCGATGCCAACGTAGGTGATTTTGTAGGTGCAGGTTCTGAAGGCCTACGCAAAGGCATGCGCGGCGGCACTGTTATCATTAAAGGTAACGCTGGCGACCGCGTAGGTGACCAAATGCGCAGAGGCTTGATTTTAATTGAGGGTAATGCTGGCGACTATTGTGGTAGCCGCATGATTGCTGGCACCATTGGCGTGTTAGGAAATGTTGGTGCCTATACTGCATTTAATATGCATCGTGGCACACTATTACTAAAAAATGCACCAAGCCTACACTCAACAGTGCAAGACTGTGGCACACACACATTGCCATACTTGAGCCTATTGTTTAAATCATTTAAAAAATACAACACTCAATTTAGCCAATTAAACTCGCAACGTGTACAACGTTTTGTTGGTGATGCAGCCTACAAAGGTAACGGTGAAGTATTAGTTTTAAATGCTCAATAA
- a CDS encoding peptide chain release factor 3, whose translation MSSLQDEISRRRTFAIISHPDAGKTTLTEKLLWFGGAIQVAGEVRGRKAARHATSDWMELEKQRGISVTSSVMQFPYREHMINLLDTPGHDDFSEDTYRTLTAVDSAVMVIDSVNGVEAQTIKLLNVCRMRDTPIITFINKLDRESRPPIELLDEIETTLGMECAPMTWPIGMGKGFRGVYHLYNDEISFFDPRAEKGTSETIKGLDNPRVDELLGRQAEELRIDIELVRGASHEFNKERYLNGKQTPVFFGSAINNFGVQSLLDAVVDLSPPPQSRNTASRPVEANEGKFSGFVFKIQANMDPKHRDRIAFLRVCSGRFERGMKVKQVATGKTLSVNNAITFMAQDRTTMDEAYSGDIIGIPNHGTVKLGDTFSEGENLKFTGIPSFAPEFFRRARIKNPMKMKQLQIGLKQLAEEGAAQLFRPLLSNDLILGAVGMLQFEVVAHRLEHEYSVDMVFEPYDCYTARWLRGSDADLKTIADKYGFNVALDGADDYVYLAPNRVNLQMAQERYPDIQFLETREIA comes from the coding sequence ATGTCATCGCTTCAAGACGAAATCTCCCGCCGCCGTACGTTTGCTATTATTTCTCACCCCGATGCTGGTAAAACCACACTGACCGAAAAACTACTTTGGTTCGGTGGTGCAATTCAGGTAGCTGGTGAGGTACGCGGCCGTAAGGCAGCACGTCATGCAACGTCAGACTGGATGGAACTAGAGAAACAACGCGGTATTTCTGTGACCTCATCTGTGATGCAGTTCCCTTACCGCGAGCACATGATCAACCTGCTTGACACCCCAGGCCATGATGACTTTTCTGAAGATACTTACCGTACATTAACCGCAGTGGATTCTGCGGTGATGGTAATTGACTCAGTTAACGGTGTAGAAGCGCAAACCATTAAATTGTTAAATGTGTGTCGCATGCGCGATACACCTATCATCACGTTTATCAACAAACTAGACCGTGAAAGCCGCCCACCAATTGAATTACTAGATGAAATTGAAACCACGCTCGGTATGGAATGTGCACCGATGACATGGCCAATCGGCATGGGTAAAGGCTTCCGTGGTGTTTATCATTTGTATAACGATGAAATCTCGTTCTTTGACCCACGTGCAGAAAAAGGTACCTCTGAAACCATTAAAGGCTTAGATAACCCACGCGTCGATGAACTATTAGGTCGCCAAGCTGAGGAATTGCGTATTGATATTGAGCTAGTGCGTGGTGCATCCCATGAGTTTAATAAAGAGCGCTATCTAAACGGTAAACAAACACCAGTGTTCTTTGGCTCTGCCATTAACAACTTTGGTGTGCAATCATTGCTAGATGCCGTGGTAGATTTATCGCCGCCGCCACAATCACGCAACACAGCAAGCCGCCCAGTAGAAGCAAATGAGGGTAAATTTTCAGGCTTTGTGTTTAAGATTCAGGCGAATATGGACCCGAAACACCGTGACCGTATCGCGTTCTTGCGCGTGTGCTCTGGCCGTTTTGAGCGTGGCATGAAGGTGAAGCAAGTTGCTACCGGCAAAACATTGAGCGTGAATAACGCCATTACCTTTATGGCGCAAGACCGTACCACCATGGATGAGGCCTACTCTGGCGACATTATCGGTATACCTAATCATGGCACAGTGAAATTGGGCGATACATTTAGTGAAGGTGAAAACCTTAAATTTACCGGTATTCCATCATTTGCCCCAGAGTTTTTCCGCCGTGCGCGCATTAAAAATCCGATGAAGATGAAACAACTGCAAATTGGCCTAAAACAGTTAGCTGAAGAAGGTGCTGCGCAACTGTTCCGCCCTCTGCTTTCTAACGACCTGATTTTAGGTGCGGTTGGTATGTTGCAGTTTGAGGTGGTCGCACACCGTTTAGAGCATGAGTACAGCGTAGATATGGTGTTTGAACCATACGACTGCTATACCGCACGCTGGTTACGCGGCTCTGACGCAGACTTAAAAACCATTGCAGATAAATACGGCTTTAACGTGGCATTAGATGGTGCCGATGATTATGTGTACTTAGCGCCTAACCGCGTTAACTTACAGATGGCACAAGAACGCTATCCGGATATCCAGTTTTTAGAAACACGTGAAATTGCCTAA